AAAGCACCgtccctcccctttccttgtgCGCCTCCGCCATGCGCGGTTCTAGGGAAAGAACACTGGCTGACCCCGCAAAGGGGGTGTCAGGACTAGAAAGAGGAGGTATGTCATCGCCCAGGGAGAGCCCTACATAGATGTCCGGCAAGGCCTGCCTAGGGGAGGCAGCGGGAATTGCCAGGAGGCTGAACTTGCGCTCCCTCCCGCATCCTAGCATTAGCAGTAAGAGGTGATAACGCGGGGAGAAGCCGCAGCGCCGACGGGCGGAGGCCGAGGGAGAGGCCCCgggcggggcggggcgccccCGATAAAAGGGCCGCGCGCGCTCCGACGGCACCCGAGACTTTGAGCTGCCAGGATGGTGTTGACCGACGACGACAAGAGCCACGTGAAGGCCGTTTGGGCTGAGATCCAGTCCCATGCCGCGGACATCGGCGCCGAGGCCATCACCAGGTAAGTCCGCCCCGTCGGGCAGAGACCCTCTCCCAGGGACGAGGCGGTGGGCCGGGCGGGAGTcggaccctcctcctcctgctcctctcctcctccttctccccgcaGGATGTTCGCGGCGCACCCCACCACTAAGACCTACTTCGCGCACATAGACGTGAGCCCCGGCTCCGCCGACATCAAGGCGCACGGCAAGAAGGTCGCGGCGGCCATCGGCGACGCCGTGGCGCACATCGACAACATCGCCGGCGCCCTGGACAAGCTCAGCGACCTGCACGCCCAGAAGCTGCGCGTGGACCCCGTCAACTTCCCGGTGAGTCTCTCGCTCCCCGTCGGGGCTCCGGGCTGGATTCCTGCTTCGTTCCGTCCGGGGCCCCGTCTAACGCTCCCCCTCTGCCTCTCCCGCAGCTGCTGGGCCACTGCATCCTGGTGGCCATCGCCGCCAACCACCCGGGGCTCCTCAAGGCCGGCACCCTCGTCTCCATGGACAAGTTCATGAGCCGCGTCGGCGTCGTGCTGACCAGCAAGTACCGCTAGGCCCCACGAAGCCCGCGGCCGCCGCAGAGGAGCCGCCTCCACGCCGCCCCGCGACCCTCAAACACCACAATAAACCTGCTCTTGACTCTCCCTGATCTCTCGCCTCTTCTTGGGCTGAACTGGGGGCGGGCgggaagaagggagagggggacCCCGGGGGCCCGGACGGCTCTGGCGAGGGAGACCACGTCCAGAGGGATGGTCCCTACCTCGGCGCTCCTTGAACCCGGGGCCCTTGGACCGAGTCGCCTGCTAGGTGGCGGCCCTGAAAGAGCTGCAGGCACGCGTGGCCTTTGCGGGACGGGGGCGCAGAGTCAGCCCCAGAAGGGCTCCGTCTCCTTGGGGGTCTTCTTTCCCGTTCCCTTCGGGGGACTTGTGGGGTGGGGCTCCCCAGGCCTTTGCGCCCCTGGCTGGGCTGACGGGGATGAAGCAGACGGACTATTCGGAAGGCCCGGTCTCGGCGCGGGGTTGTGCTCGCAGAAGGGCCCTGCCCGGCTCAGTCCAGCCCGAAAGCCCCGAGAGCCACAGCTGCCAGCCCGTGTATGCAATACGGCCCGGGTTGGATgcaatagaaggcagcttcctaggatcATGCGCTCGAGGGTAGAGGAAGCCTCCTCCTCACAGCCAAGCCCACCTCAAGGCCGGGGGTGGCAGTGCTAGGGGTCCCCTCCACACCCGCAGTGAGAGGGCACGGGAAGAGACCCCCAAGCAGGAACTCTGCCTGGGAAGGGGCGACTGGGGCTCTGGAACCACGGCAGTTCCTGAGATCCCGAGGAACCACCACAGCAATGGGGGGAGGGCGCATGGGCCCCCCCTATCTGCTCACAGCAGCCAGGAGAAGGAGCCACGCCCAGGGCGGGGCGGGAGGCCGGGGGGGCAGATAAGCAGGCACACAGGGTGCCAGCATCTACCCCAACTCCAGGAGGCCTGCGGGGGGGGCGGCGCTAGGCCTCTGCTATCTCTACCTGGGCTAtga
The sequence above is drawn from the Lacerta agilis isolate rLacAgi1 chromosome 13, rLacAgi1.pri, whole genome shotgun sequence genome and encodes:
- the LOC117056758 gene encoding hemoglobin subunit alpha-A-like: MVLTDDDKSHVKAVWAEIQSHAADIGAEAITRMFAAHPTTKTYFAHIDVSPGSADIKAHGKKVAAAIGDAVAHIDNIAGALDKLSDLHAQKLRVDPVNFPLLGHCILVAIAANHPGLLKAGTLVSMDKFMSRVGVVLTSKYR